The Ziziphus jujuba cultivar Dongzao chromosome 7, ASM3175591v1 genome includes a region encoding these proteins:
- the LOC125423848 gene encoding homeobox-leucine zipper protein ATHB-6 translates to MKRLGSSDSLGALMSICPTTEEHSPRNNHVYGREFQSMLEGFEEEGCVEESGHVSEKKRRLSVDQVKALEKNFEVENKLEPERKVKLAQELGLQPRQVAVWFQNRRARWKTKQLERDYGVLKGNYEALKLNYDALQHDNEALIKEIRELKSKLHEENTESNLSSVKQELIADPNESDEKLMETNLPHDHHLHHHISLPGSDSKETNLNNNNGGGGVAVEVVSMFQDFKDNGSSDSDSSAILNEEINNNNSNSPNAAISSSTTGVSLQNHHNNLIMSSPPASTSLNFNNCSSSSSPSSSSMNCFQFQKTYQTQFVKMEEHNFFSGEEACNFFSDEQPPTLPWYCSDQWN, encoded by the exons ATGAAGAGGCTTGGAAGCTCTGATTCTCTTGGTGCTTTGATGTCAATCTGCCCAACTACAG AGGAACACAGTCCAAGAAACAACCATGTCTACGGCAGAGAATTCCAATCCATGCTAGAAGGATTCGAAGAAGAAGGTTGTGTCGAAGAATCTGGGCATGTCTCCGAGAAAAAAAGGAGATTAAGCGTTGATCAAGTAAAAGCTTTGGAGAAAAACTTCGAGGTCGAAAACAAACTCGAACCAGAGAGAAAAGTGAAACTAGCTCAAGAACTTGGTTTGCAACCAAGACAAGTAGCTGTTTGGTTCCAAAACCGACGAGCTCGTTGGAAAACAAAGCAATTGGAAAGAGACTATGGAGTTCTCAAAGGCAATTATGAAGCTCTAAAGCTCAACTATGATGCTCTTCAACATGACAATGAAGCTCTTATCAAAGAG ATTAGAGAATTGAAATCGAAACTCCATGAAGAAAACACAGAGAGCAATCTCTCATCAGTCAAACAGGAACTGATCGCGGACCCAAATGAGTCCGATGAGAAACTGATGGAAACAAACCTGCCtcatgatcatcatcttcatcaccataTATCTCTTCCTGGATCAGACTCTAAAGAAACGAACTTGAACAACAAcaatggaggaggaggagtTGCAGTGGAGGTGGTTTCAATGTTCCAAGATTTCAAAGACAATGGATCTTCGGACAGCGATTCGAGTGCTATCCTGAACGAagaaattaataacaataatagtaacagTCCTAATGCGGCGATTTCTTCGTCAACTACTGGGGTTAGTCTTCAAAACCATCATAACAATCTCATAATGTCTTCTCCACCAGCTTCAACTTCTCTCAATTTCAACAACTGCTCGTCTTCTTCATCGCCGTCCTCTTCTTCCATGAATTGCTTCCAGTTTCAGAAAACTTATCAAACCCAGTTCGTGAAAATGGAGGAGCACAATTTCTTTAGCGGAGAAGAAGCCTGTAATTTCTTCTCCGACGAACAACCTCCGACGCTTCCGTGGTATTGTTCTGATCAAtggaactaa